tcactatattcaaatattcatgaACAGATCAAAACATATTCAATTATCATAAGTCGTGTAATTAATAAACaactattatatatttaattatatatcacataattAGTCTAACGAAGATAATAATTAGGGTAGCTTAAGAGAAAAATAACTAATATCAATGAAATAAATGGAAATTACTTCAAAGCCAATGGttaatatcatttgtcacaatgattattaacaattttaaataagatTCAATCATATACGGCAGACCATGCACTCACTTCACTagccaaagaaaagttttacacGTCCGTTGTAAAGACATACTAACAATGACAAATTTTGATGTGATGCTGATTGATATGTTCCAACATTATCTAAAAAATATAGTAGTCAAAGTATTTATTATTCgacaaatatatcaaatttcaacaagaCGTAACTCAAAGACTATTCGAAAGTTAACTTTCATAAATGCACAAGTGATTACTTTTCAAATGCtatatttctttaaaacaaataatagcaTTCTTTTCGGACAATCAGTTATGTACTAACAATATGAATATGGTATTGCAGGAAACTATGGTACATgacttgattttttcaaatgttattcaaCAATTTGAGCAGCTTTTAAAGTGTAACAAAAGTTACTTATATGAAagaataacaacaataattgtGGATGGATTTGAGAAACCACAACTCAAGAGAAATATTGACAAGAAAACAAAGAACTGAAACATCAATGAAATACAAAatgaagataaaaaaagaacaaaagtAAAGAAAAAGGCAAAACATTATCAACAAAATATAGTAGTCAAAGTATTTATTATTCgacaaatatatcaaatttcaacaagaCGTAACTCAAAGACTATTCGAAAGTTAATTTTCATAAATGCACAAGTGATTACTTTTCAAATGCtatatttctttaaaacaaataataacattCTTTTCGGACCATCAGTTATGTACTAACAATATGAATATGGTATTGCATGATACTATGGTACATggcttgattttttcaaatgttattcaaCAATTTGAGCAGCTTTTAAAGTGTAACAAAAGTTACTTAtatgaaagaataaaaacaataattgtGGATAGATTTGAGAAACCACAACTCAAgagaaatatttataaaaaaacaaagaattgaAACATCAATGAAATACAAAATGAAGATAAGAAAAGAACGAAAGCAAAGAAAAGGGCAAAACAAGTACAACATGGAAATAAGAAGACAACAAACACTAAGGAAATGACAAAACCacagaaaaaaaacaaaattcatcATGTTTCAAAGGAGAAACCATagaaattcaagataatgaaaaaatagatgatttcattaaaatgatgagaaaacTTAGACAAAACAGTCACACAGAGATGACccaaaaactgaaaattaaataagaaaaaatttgataatgcctttttatattatgaattttcaatagaaaatggTTCTTTCGAGTTcattcaatataaatattttatattcactTACTCGTTACAACGTTTATTCATCACGTGCAACAACGTAAGTGTTACTTGCTAGTTAATAGTAAAATTGCTAGTTAATAGTAAAAGAGACAAATACTCTTAACCACGCGAAAAGGTCCAAACATCCCTCCAATATTATTAATGCTCTCTGATCGAGGGAGAGGAAAAGATACGAGAGAGATGGCCTCGCAATCGAACGATCCTCGGCAACCATCGGCGGCGCGACCGTACAAGCCGCAACTAGTGGCTCCACAGGACCTTCCAGTCGATTACTCTGGGTTTATCGCCGTCATTTTCGGCGTACTTGGTGCAATGTTTCGGGTCCATTTTCTCTCTCTCCCTAACTATGTTCGATCTATATTTTCGACTCGATTCACCACTGTAGTTGATAGATTAGATAATATAACTTTTTATGCAGTTTGAATTTGTCCGATGAAGAAGGGTTAGAGTTAGGTGTTGATTAATTAAACGTTTTCCGTTTGGTTTGCCACAGTACAAGGTTTGTTCGTGGCTCGCTATTATATTCTGCGCTCAATCGCTCGCTAACATGAGAAATATGGAGAATGATCTCAAGCAAATCTCCATGGCCATGATGTAAGTAGTTTTTACGCTGATTATTTCTACTTGTACCCATTCTGTACTAAAGCTTCAACTGTCTTTGTTTTTTGGGGATATGGGGTTCTTAATATGTGTTCGCCTTTTTACATAGAAAAGTCATTGAAAAATAGGAATTATATGTTTCTCAGAGAAAGTGCCTAGTAGTTAAGagagaaataaaagaatgtgAACACCATGTGTTTTGCAATTGGTAACACAGATAAACATAATCATTAGTGTTTAGGTGGAGGTTGGTGTAATTTGAAGGTATTTAGGCCTGGCTCTGGACCAGGATATCAGTTGAGGTGATGTGATCAGATGAGGATTAATAATAGAATTAGTATTTGGGAAAAATTACACATGAAAAAGGTTTTTCATTTGATGCGGACAATGTCACCCATGTCCGCCCATGCTGTCCGCCCCTGTTTAAAGGGAGGTAGAAGTGATCCACTGAATAAAATTTTGTGCACTATTGTGATTTAGTATATTGTCGTGTGAACTTAATGGCTTATAGTCTTCTTGATATAGCTTTATGTTTTTTGTTAGAATCATTTAAAGAGGGGCTGGTGAAATGTCACTCACAAATTAACAAACAAATTACACAAATTTAATAGGGAAAAACTGATTGGAAAATATATAGTGGGACTCATGGGAGCATTTTCTTTGTTAAAGTCATAATCCTAAACTAATGTCATTAGTAGATGGTGGCAATTGTTTCGTTTCTGTTCACGGCTAACTTTCTATAACCAGCAAGTGTTAGCTTTATCACTCTTCCTGTCCTTCATCTTGTGCAATCTCAGTAGTAGTCATTTTCTCCTATAATTTGtgtcaaatattattatgagCGAGAAAACATGAGCAGAGTGATGTCTTTTGGCCACTTAGCACATCTGTGCGCAAATTTATGAGATGGTTAAAAGAAACTTTTGGTAAAGAGATTTGTTCACTTGGAATATTTTCAGGCACTTTTGGTACCATGTAGGAGTCTGCTTTTAAATAAAAGCCACAGATTATGAGAACATTATTGTAGAAAAAAAGTGTAATTAACAATGAGACAGATACCAGTAATTGTTAATCTTTTATCGACtataatttttctatatatataattgatagatGAGTTCTTCAATGTTATTTTGCTATAGTATACCCTCTGTCCAGCTTTATGTCATGAAGATCTACTCTAAAAGATAGTTACATCGTAAGAATGATGACAGAAAGATGCAGAGAAGGAAATTAAGTGTTACATGTGGTGTTTATTTAGAAAATACGTAGAATGGTGTCTCAAGAGAAGTATTATGGTGCATTTAACAGAAAGGAGGAGTTTATGTCAGGATATAAAGTTGAATAACAGATGTGTGATAGTATTGTAACTAACACAAGGACTATAGAGGTAGTACAAAAGATTTCTATCGTTGTTGTGCTACACCAAGATTTTACATTTAGTTCCAAGTCTTTGCATCGATTAATAACAGAAAAATTTATCTCGGGAATATG
This window of the Primulina huaijiensis isolate GDHJ02 chromosome 3, ASM1229523v2, whole genome shotgun sequence genome carries:
- the LOC140972880 gene encoding protein Asterix, with the translated sequence MLSDRGRGKDTREMASQSNDPRQPSAARPYKPQLVAPQDLPVDYSGFIAVIFGVLGAMFRYKVCSWLAIIFCAQSLANMRNMENDLKQISMAMMFGIMGLVTNYMGLGPRSSTKS